Proteins encoded by one window of Candidatus Neomarinimicrobiota bacterium:
- the purF gene encoding amidophosphoribosyltransferase produces MCGVVGVISTQKPVAGELYDSLIHLQHRGQDAAGIMTYNKQFHVKKGTGLIRDIFDEQNMARLSGKIGVGHTRYPTVGGFSIEEAQPVMTTVPYGIAMAHNGNLVNYTDLVKEVSERDRRHVNSSVDIEVILHIFAHALDHPTADTNGLTFFDQICHAVEKVFDRASGAYSVVGMIMNRGMVIFRDPHGIRPLTKGERKNADGSTDYIFASETTMFYALGYEPAGQVAPGEVIFIEEDGTYHNRILRQEPFTPCIFEYVYFSRPDSIQNDVSVYRARLRMGQNLAKLWTDRYPDVVPDIVIPAPSTANTAALSFAHELGVRYSEGLYKNPFIGRTFIMPGNEARKKSVRYKLVPQELEIRDKKVLILDDSIVRGNTSRQIVRMVREFGAKEVYFVSACPPVKFPCFYGVDMPTKSELTAATKTVAEIQQYMGVNILMYQEIDDLVEAVTRRGKHNIDHPCMACLNGCYVTNDVDETMMETMENQRTLERAQLT; encoded by the coding sequence ATGTGCGGCGTCGTCGGTGTAATCTCCACTCAGAAGCCCGTTGCCGGCGAGCTTTATGACAGTCTCATCCACCTTCAACATCGAGGGCAGGATGCAGCAGGCATCATGACGTACAATAAGCAGTTTCATGTTAAAAAAGGAACCGGCCTTATCCGCGACATTTTTGACGAACAGAACATGGCCCGGCTGTCAGGCAAAATAGGTGTCGGTCACACCCGCTATCCTACTGTGGGAGGGTTCAGTATCGAGGAGGCCCAGCCGGTCATGACAACCGTCCCTTACGGCATCGCCATGGCCCACAACGGTAACCTGGTAAACTACACCGATCTGGTAAAGGAGGTTTCGGAAAGAGATCGCCGGCACGTCAACTCTTCGGTGGATATTGAGGTCATCCTCCACATCTTCGCCCACGCTCTGGATCATCCCACTGCTGACACTAACGGTCTGACCTTTTTTGATCAGATCTGCCACGCGGTGGAGAAAGTGTTTGATCGCGCCAGCGGAGCTTACTCGGTGGTAGGAATGATTATGAACCGCGGCATGGTGATATTCCGTGATCCACACGGCATCCGTCCCCTCACCAAAGGCGAGCGCAAGAATGCCGACGGCAGCACCGATTATATCTTCGCTTCTGAAACCACTATGTTCTACGCCTTGGGGTATGAGCCTGCCGGACAAGTAGCGCCCGGAGAGGTTATCTTCATCGAAGAAGACGGTACCTATCACAACCGTATTCTACGCCAGGAACCGTTCACACCGTGCATTTTTGAGTACGTTTACTTTTCGCGTCCAGATTCTATACAGAATGATGTAAGTGTTTACCGCGCCCGCCTCCGTATGGGCCAGAACCTCGCCAAGCTGTGGACAGATCGGTATCCGGATGTTGTGCCGGATATCGTAATCCCAGCACCTTCCACGGCCAACACCGCAGCCCTCTCCTTCGCTCACGAACTTGGCGTCCGCTACTCAGAGGGACTCTACAAAAATCCATTCATCGGGCGCACCTTCATCATGCCGGGGAATGAAGCAAGAAAGAAATCTGTGCGTTACAAGCTTGTACCCCAAGAGTTAGAAATCCGCGATAAGAAAGTCCTCATCCTGGACGACAGCATCGTCAGGGGAAACACCAGCAGACAGATAGTACGCATGGTGCGGGAATTCGGCGCCAAGGAGGTCTATTTCGTCTCCGCCTGCCCACCGGTAAAGTTTCCCTGCTTTTACGGCGTAGATATGCCTACAAAGTCAGAGCTCACAGCAGCTACCAAAACTGTGGCGGAAATCCAGCAATACATGGGCGTCAATATCCTCATGTATCAGGAGATCGATGATCTGGTGGAAGCTGTGACCCGCAGAGGCAAACACAACATTGACCACCCTTGTATGGCATGTCTTAACGGCTGTTATGTCACCAACGATGTCGATGAGACAATGATGGAAACTATGGAGAATCAACGCACTTTAGAAAGAGCTCAGTTAACATGA
- the purB gene encoding adenylosuccinate lyase: protein MANKIHSISPLDGRYKNSVKDLSAYFSESALMQYRLKVEIEYLIALGNAKSIKDLPPFSNEEQIQLRKIYQNFKAAGAEKVKAIEATTNHDVKAIEYYIQSKTKKALHPWTHFALTSEDVNNLSYSLMWRDGLKEVYLPALKNVNGGLKKLTRRHKELPMLALTHGQPATPTSLGKEMAVFVNRLERQTAQLKSHKLQGKLSGATGTWGAHAVAYPKVNWLAFTKRFVRSLGLEPNLITTQIESNDSLAEAYHILIRINTILLDLCRDMWLYISRGVFRQKTKRGEIGSSTMPHKVNPIHFENAEGNLGVANSYFAHLAQTLPVSRLQRDLSGSTVIRNQGVPLAHSLLACKNILKGLDRLAADKVTIAAELDAHWEVLAEAIQTVLRKAGKPEAYEQLKEMTRGQPITQEFIQEFISKLKISSEDRAALLNLTPADYTGLASKLVDLI, encoded by the coding sequence GTGGCAAATAAAATACATTCAATATCACCATTAGACGGACGCTATAAAAATAGCGTAAAAGATCTTTCCGCCTATTTTTCAGAATCGGCACTCATGCAGTACCGACTGAAGGTGGAAATCGAATATCTCATCGCCCTTGGGAATGCAAAGTCCATCAAAGACCTGCCGCCTTTTTCGAATGAAGAACAGATCCAGTTGCGGAAGATCTACCAAAACTTCAAAGCCGCCGGGGCCGAGAAGGTCAAAGCCATAGAAGCCACTACCAACCATGATGTAAAAGCCATCGAGTATTACATCCAGAGCAAAACGAAAAAGGCCCTTCACCCTTGGACCCATTTTGCGCTGACATCTGAAGACGTAAATAATTTGTCCTATTCACTCATGTGGCGGGATGGATTAAAAGAGGTATATCTGCCAGCCCTGAAAAACGTAAACGGAGGACTGAAGAAACTGACGCGACGCCATAAGGAACTGCCCATGCTGGCCCTGACACACGGACAGCCCGCAACCCCTACCTCGCTGGGAAAAGAGATGGCCGTTTTCGTCAACAGGCTCGAACGCCAGACAGCACAGTTGAAGTCCCACAAACTCCAGGGAAAACTGTCCGGAGCTACCGGAACCTGGGGCGCACACGCGGTCGCTTACCCCAAAGTCAACTGGCTGGCATTCACGAAGCGCTTCGTCCGATCACTGGGGCTGGAGCCGAATCTCATCACCACCCAGATCGAGTCCAATGATTCCCTGGCTGAGGCTTATCACATATTGATTCGCATCAACACCATCCTTCTTGATCTGTGCAGAGATATGTGGCTCTACATCAGCCGGGGTGTTTTCCGCCAGAAGACAAAGAGAGGCGAGATCGGTTCCAGCACAATGCCTCATAAAGTGAACCCAATTCACTTTGAGAATGCCGAAGGGAATCTCGGTGTGGCCAATTCGTACTTCGCGCACCTCGCACAGACACTTCCCGTCTCCCGCCTTCAGCGCGACCTTTCCGGCAGCACGGTGATCCGCAATCAGGGCGTCCCTCTTGCTCACTCGCTTTTAGCATGCAAGAATATCTTGAAAGGGTTGGACCGCCTCGCAGCTGATAAAGTAACAATTGCCGCGGAACTGGACGCCCACTGGGAGGTGCTGGCGGAGGCAATTCAAACTGTCTTGCGCAAAGCGGGAAAACCGGAAGCCTACGAGCAACTGAAAGAGATGACCCGCGGCCAACCTATCACACAGGAATTCATTCAAGAGTTCATCTCCAAACTCAAGATTTCCAGTGAAGATAGAGCCGCCCTCTTGAACTTGACGCCAGCGGACTATACCGGCCTGGCATCAAAACTGGTGGATCTGATCTGA
- a CDS encoding GxxExxY protein, with translation MELNKTTEKIIGCTVEVHKTLGPGLLESVYEKALCIELKNGGLKFESQKSLPLSYKGVDVGEFKIDVLVEDKIVLELKSVERHDPVFEAQILSYMKLGNYPLGLLINFNSKLLKNGIKRFINT, from the coding sequence TTGGAATTAAATAAGACAACAGAAAAAATTATTGGTTGTACAGTGGAAGTTCATAAAACATTGGGGCCGGGTTTGTTAGAAAGTGTTTATGAAAAGGCTTTGTGTATCGAACTAAAAAACGGTGGTTTAAAATTTGAATCTCAAAAATCTTTACCCTTATCTTATAAAGGTGTGGATGTCGGTGAATTCAAAATTGATGTTTTAGTTGAAGATAAAATTGTACTTGAATTAAAAAGTGTTGAGCGCCACGACCCTGTGTTCGAAGCACAAATTTTATCTTACATGAAATTGGGAAATTATCCCCTTGGGTTACTAATTAATTTCAATTCGAAACTCCTGAAAAATGGTATTAAACGATTTATTAACACTTAA